One region of Macadamia integrifolia cultivar HAES 741 chromosome 11, SCU_Mint_v3, whole genome shotgun sequence genomic DNA includes:
- the LOC122092758 gene encoding FHA domain-containing protein DDL-like isoform X2: protein MGGISLEEIKNENVDLVAYPRGSEQSWDDDKDSVAKMKATEEALEEKQKQKPSFELSGKLAAETNRVKVRFSMT, encoded by the exons ATGGGTGGTATCAGTTTGGAGGAAATTAAGAACGAGAATGTTGATCTG GTAGCATACCCAAGAGGATCTGAGCAGAGCTG GGATGACGATAAGGATTCAGTGGCTAAAATGAAGGCTACTGAGGAGGCCctggaagaaaaacaaaag CAAAAACCTTCATTTGAGCTGTCTGGGAAGCTTGCTGCTGAAACAAATCGTGTTAAGGTGAGATTCTCAATGACTTAG
- the LOC122092758 gene encoding FHA domain-containing protein DDL-like isoform X1 yields MVFCSPLKKRGDPKRNWFNTALLPPLKLMLSPEEVAYPRGSEQSWDDDKDSVAKMKATEEALEEKQKQKPSFELSGKLAAETNRVKVRFSMT; encoded by the exons ATGGTGTTTTGTTCACCACTGAAGAAAAGAGGAGATCCGAAACGAAATTGGTTCAACACAGCACTCTTACCCCCGCTAAAGCTAATGTTAAGCCCAGAAGAG GTAGCATACCCAAGAGGATCTGAGCAGAGCTG GGATGACGATAAGGATTCAGTGGCTAAAATGAAGGCTACTGAGGAGGCCctggaagaaaaacaaaag CAAAAACCTTCATTTGAGCTGTCTGGGAAGCTTGCTGCTGAAACAAATCGTGTTAAGGTGAGATTCTCAATGACTTAG